From Micromonospora nigra, one genomic window encodes:
- the rdgB gene encoding RdgB/HAM1 family non-canonical purine NTP pyrophosphatase, whose amino-acid sequence MNKVLLATRNRKKLIELQRILDGALGAHRVALIGLDDVEEYPELPETGLTFGENALIKAREGCRRTGLPTIADDSGIAVDALNGMPGVFSARWAGRHGDDHANLQLVLDQIADLPDEHRGASFVCTVALVLPGGKEHLVDGRQAGRLLRAPRGEGGFGYDPIFLGDGQDRTNAELTPEEKDAVSHRGKALRELAQLVAKVLPPAA is encoded by the coding sequence ATGAACAAGGTGCTGCTCGCCACCCGTAACCGTAAGAAGCTCATCGAGCTGCAACGGATCCTCGACGGCGCGCTCGGCGCGCACCGGGTCGCCCTGATCGGCCTGGACGACGTCGAGGAATACCCGGAGCTGCCCGAGACCGGGCTCACCTTCGGGGAGAACGCCCTGATCAAGGCGCGGGAGGGGTGCCGGCGCACCGGCCTGCCCACGATCGCCGACGACTCCGGGATCGCGGTCGACGCCCTCAACGGGATGCCCGGGGTGTTCAGCGCCCGGTGGGCCGGCCGGCACGGCGACGACCACGCCAACCTCCAGCTGGTGCTGGACCAGATCGCCGACCTGCCGGACGAGCACCGGGGCGCCTCGTTCGTCTGCACCGTCGCGCTGGTGCTGCCGGGCGGCAAGGAGCACCTGGTCGACGGCCGGCAGGCCGGCCGGCTGCTGCGCGCCCCGCGCGGCGAGGGCGGCTTCGGCTACGACCCGATCTTCCTGGGCGACGGGCAGGACCGCACCAACGCGGAACTGACGCCGGAGGAGAAGGACGCGGTCAGCCACCGGGGCAAGGCACTGCGCGAGCTGGCCCAGCTGGTCGCGAAGGTGCTCCCGCCGGCCGCCTGA
- the hutH gene encoding histidine ammonia-lyase yields the protein MTVTVQPTGITPADVLAVARGTAKVVLAPATVDAMATSRSIVDGIERAGRPVYGVSTGFGALANTFVAPERRAELQHALIRSHAAGVGAPMPREVVRAMMLLRVRSLALGRSGVRPLVAEALVDLLNQDVTPWVPEHGSLGASGDLAPLAHCALVLLGEGWVLGPAGERLPAADALHQAGLRPVELAAKEGLALINGTDGMLGMLLLAIHDAAHLFTMADVTAALAIEAMLGSERPFLPELHAIRPHPGQGVSAANIHRLLQDSRVMDSHRDDLAHAVQDAYSMRCAPQVAGAARDTLDFVRTVAGRELVSVVDNPVVLPDGQVESTGNFHGAPLGFAADFLAIAAAEVGAIAERRVDRLLDVTRSRELPAFLSPDAGVNSGLMIAQYTAAGIVAENRRLAAPASVDSLPTSGMQEDHVSMGWAAARKLRTVLDNLTSLLAVELLAAVRGLQLRAPLEPSPAGRAALDALGGAIGEPGPDVFLAPLMEAAREVLRTPELRAAIERRIGPLA from the coding sequence ATGACCGTGACCGTCCAACCCACCGGGATCACCCCCGCCGACGTGCTCGCCGTGGCGCGCGGCACCGCCAAGGTCGTCCTCGCCCCCGCCACCGTGGACGCGATGGCCACCAGCCGGTCCATCGTGGACGGGATCGAACGTGCCGGCCGCCCCGTCTACGGCGTGTCCACCGGTTTCGGTGCCCTCGCGAACACCTTCGTCGCGCCCGAACGGCGGGCGGAACTCCAGCACGCGCTGATCCGCTCCCACGCCGCCGGGGTGGGCGCCCCGATGCCCCGGGAGGTGGTGCGGGCGATGATGCTGCTGCGGGTACGCTCCCTCGCCCTCGGCCGCTCCGGGGTTCGGCCGCTGGTCGCCGAGGCCCTGGTCGACCTGCTCAACCAGGACGTCACGCCGTGGGTGCCGGAGCACGGCTCGCTCGGCGCGTCCGGCGACCTGGCACCGTTGGCGCACTGCGCGCTGGTGCTGCTCGGTGAGGGTTGGGTGCTCGGTCCGGCGGGCGAGCGGCTGCCCGCCGCGGACGCGCTGCACCAGGCCGGCCTGCGCCCGGTCGAACTGGCCGCCAAGGAAGGGCTGGCCCTGATCAACGGCACGGACGGCATGCTGGGCATGCTGCTGCTGGCGATCCACGACGCCGCGCACCTGTTCACCATGGCCGACGTGACGGCCGCCCTGGCCATCGAGGCGATGCTCGGCTCCGAGCGACCGTTCCTGCCCGAGCTGCACGCCATCCGCCCGCACCCCGGCCAGGGTGTGTCGGCGGCCAACATCCACCGGCTGCTCCAGGACTCCCGGGTCATGGACTCCCACCGCGACGACCTGGCGCACGCCGTGCAGGACGCGTACTCGATGCGGTGTGCCCCGCAGGTGGCCGGCGCGGCCCGGGACACCCTCGACTTCGTCCGCACCGTCGCCGGCCGGGAACTGGTCTCGGTGGTCGACAACCCGGTGGTGCTGCCCGACGGGCAGGTCGAGTCGACCGGCAACTTCCACGGTGCGCCGCTCGGGTTCGCCGCCGACTTCCTGGCCATCGCCGCCGCCGAGGTGGGCGCGATCGCCGAGCGACGGGTCGACCGGCTGCTCGACGTGACCCGTTCCCGCGAACTGCCGGCGTTCCTGTCCCCCGACGCCGGGGTGAACTCCGGCCTGATGATCGCCCAGTACACGGCCGCCGGCATCGTCGCCGAGAACCGCCGGCTGGCCGCGCCCGCCTCGGTGGACTCCCTGCCCACCAGCGGCATGCAGGAGGACCACGTCTCGATGGGCTGGGCGGCGGCCAGGAAGCTGCGCACCGTGCTGGACAACCTGACCAGCCTGCTCGCCGTGGAACTGCTGGCCGCCGTCCGTGGCCTGCAACTGCGGGCCCCGCTGGAGCCGTCCCCGGCCGGCCGGGCGGCGCTGGACGCGCTGGGCGGGGCCATCGGCGAACCGGGCCCGGACGTGTTCCTCGCCCCGCTGATGGAGGCGGCCCGGGAGGTGCTGCGCACCCCCGAACTCCGCGCGGCGATCGAACGAAGGATCGGTCCACTCGCCTGA
- a CDS encoding PLP-dependent cysteine synthase family protein, giving the protein MARYDSLLDACGGTPLVGLPRLSPTVPEGAPPVRLWAKLEDRNPTGSIKDRAALFMVRAAEESGRLRPGDTILEPTSGNTGISLAMVAKLRGYRLVCVMPENVSTERVQLLRMYGAEIIFSPAAGGSNQAVATAKQIAEEHPDWVMLYQYGNEANARAHYETTGPELLHDLPTITHFVAGLGTTGTLMGTGRYLREKVDGIQVVAAEPRYGELVYGLRNIDEGYVPELYDATVLSRRFSVGTRDAVLRTRQLVEVEGIFAGFSTGAILHAALAVAHEAARAGRRADVAFVVCDGGWKYLSTGAYGGTLADAEEALEGQLWA; this is encoded by the coding sequence GTGGCGCGGTACGACAGCCTCCTGGACGCCTGCGGGGGCACGCCCCTCGTCGGGCTGCCCCGGCTCTCGCCGACGGTGCCCGAGGGGGCGCCGCCGGTGCGGCTGTGGGCCAAACTGGAGGACCGGAACCCGACGGGCAGCATCAAGGACCGGGCGGCCCTGTTCATGGTGCGCGCGGCCGAGGAGTCGGGCCGGCTCCGGCCGGGCGACACCATCCTCGAACCGACCAGCGGCAACACCGGCATCTCGCTGGCCATGGTCGCGAAGCTGCGCGGCTACCGGCTGGTCTGCGTGATGCCGGAGAACGTCTCGACCGAGCGGGTGCAGCTCCTGCGGATGTACGGGGCGGAGATCATCTTCTCGCCGGCGGCCGGCGGCTCCAACCAGGCGGTCGCCACGGCGAAGCAGATCGCCGAGGAACACCCCGACTGGGTGATGCTCTACCAGTACGGCAACGAGGCCAACGCCCGGGCGCACTACGAGACGACCGGCCCCGAACTGCTGCACGACCTGCCCACGATCACCCACTTCGTGGCGGGCCTGGGCACCACCGGCACCCTGATGGGCACCGGCCGCTACCTGCGGGAGAAGGTCGACGGCATCCAGGTCGTGGCGGCGGAGCCGCGCTACGGCGAGCTGGTCTACGGGCTGCGCAACATCGACGAGGGGTACGTCCCCGAGCTGTACGACGCGACCGTGCTGTCCCGGCGGTTCTCCGTGGGCACCCGCGACGCGGTGCTGCGGACCCGGCAGTTGGTGGAGGTGGAGGGCATCTTCGCGGGGTTCTCCACCGGGGCGATCCTGCACGCCGCGCTCGCCGTGGCCCACGAGGCGGCGCGGGCGGGCCGGCGGGCCGACGTGGCGTTCGTCGTGTGCGACGGCGGCTGGAAGTACCTGAGCACGGGCGCGTACGGGGGCACCCTGGCCGACGCCGAGGAGGCCCTGGAGGGTCAGCTCTGGGCATGA
- a CDS encoding MoaD family protein yields MAIEVRIPTILRSYTGGAKVVEGTGDTLGDLLTDLDSRHAGLKGRLVTDAGALHRFVNVYVNDEDVRFLGALEAKLNDGDSVTILPAVAGGAFGFAAAAAIAGAARRAPVTAR; encoded by the coding sequence ATGGCCATCGAAGTTCGTATCCCCACCATCCTGCGCAGCTACACCGGCGGCGCGAAGGTCGTCGAGGGCACCGGCGACACGCTGGGCGACCTGCTCACCGACCTGGACTCCCGGCACGCCGGCCTGAAGGGCCGGCTGGTCACCGACGCCGGCGCGCTGCACCGCTTCGTCAACGTGTACGTCAACGACGAGGACGTCCGTTTCCTCGGCGCGCTGGAGGCCAAGCTCAACGACGGCGACAGCGTGACCATCCTGCCGGCCGTGGCCGGCGGCGCGTTCGGCTTCGCCGCCGCCGCGGCGATCGCCGGTGCCGCGCGCCGCGCGCCGGTCACCGCCCGCTGA
- a CDS encoding Mov34/MPN/PAD-1 family protein — MLSIDRSIVDAIVAHARRDHPDEACGVVAGPAGSDTPTRHIPMENAARSMTFYEFDSMEHLRVWREMDDRDEEPVVIYHSHTATEAYPSRTDISFAGEPGAHYLLVSTREPDTEEIRSFRIVDGVVTEEPVRILDPGVDPHAVQSYMFGQSPATVDYECSGR; from the coding sequence GTGCTGAGCATCGACCGGTCGATCGTTGACGCGATCGTCGCCCACGCCCGTCGGGACCACCCCGACGAGGCCTGCGGCGTGGTCGCCGGCCCCGCCGGCAGCGACACCCCCACCCGGCACATCCCGATGGAGAACGCGGCCCGCTCCATGACGTTCTACGAGTTCGACTCGATGGAACACCTGCGGGTGTGGCGCGAGATGGACGACCGGGACGAGGAGCCCGTCGTCATCTACCACTCGCACACGGCCACCGAGGCGTACCCGTCGCGCACCGACATCTCCTTCGCGGGCGAGCCGGGCGCACACTACCTGCTCGTCTCCACCCGCGAACCGGACACGGAGGAGATCCGTTCCTTCCGGATCGTGGACGGTGTGGTGACCGAGGAGCCGGTCCGCATCCTGGACCCGGGGGTGGATCCGCACGCCGTGCAGTCGTACATGTTCGGGCAGAGCCCGGCGACGGTCGACTACGAGTGTTCCGGCCGCTGA
- a CDS encoding helix-turn-helix transcriptional regulator, which translates to MRRWRFVGRTEELDRLTSAVTGVQGRGVFFSGSAGIGKSRLLREGVAALPEGEYASWTIAASATTAALPFGGLVQVLPAEQPQGLSPAGILRWAVDVLQQQAAGRRIVLAVDDAHLLDPPSAALVHLVARVDNSVVVGTLRDGEQVPLPIRALWTDGLVDHAVLPPLPPADTTGLLHAILDGPVDDGSADRLGRLSAGNPLLLRELVEAARSSGELASTYGLWTWTGVLELAPSLTDLIDTRIGRLTPGVRAVVELVAFGEPLGLHLLQQAVDPVDVETAEERGLVAVAHSDRRLNVRLAHPLYGEVMRRQCPVSRTRRLQAQLAELLESVGKRRRDDLLKVAGWRLASGTAQDPAMLLGAAGQAFARYDVPLATRLARAALDAGGGIDAAELLATILMFADRPTEALGVLDAVAADIPDNQRLARWLTVRAMVSYWGLSRESTVEEMARRGGKLTDSADLARIRAFEAIMRLHRLDTTAALRLAQGVLDRPAASAAARELARCTVAHLQAMQGQLHRSAVAVDLVQAEVANWRADMPYLQLAVELARGTRLTLAGDLAGIDALVADEFADLADAGDFRLGSGYLGILAAYAARLRGRSDAALRAALGACAVLATSRVYAGLAQAERAQAAALRGDAGQAAEAMAEADRTHAPGMAVLYPWLEQARGATLAVGGDLSGAVDHLTGLADRLRADGFAGHETLVLHDLVRLDRASAPVGPICSDGGRRTVAQRLTELSDRVDGALPPLLARHARAAAQGSPDELLTVADDLDGRGLTLPAAEATAAAVRLLRRRRSAAAGPARERLAALLGRCDVVRTPALQLDAPNLSTREWQVARLAADGVTSRAIAQQLFLSARTVENHLQRVYSKLGVAGRAELLAALRTIPGPDGTDAH; encoded by the coding sequence ATGAGGCGGTGGAGGTTCGTGGGCCGGACCGAGGAGCTCGACCGCCTGACCTCGGCGGTGACCGGCGTCCAGGGTCGGGGGGTCTTCTTCAGCGGCAGCGCCGGCATCGGCAAGAGCCGTCTGTTGCGGGAGGGGGTCGCCGCCCTGCCCGAGGGGGAGTACGCCTCCTGGACGATCGCCGCCAGCGCGACCACCGCCGCCCTGCCCTTCGGGGGCCTCGTGCAGGTGCTGCCCGCCGAGCAGCCCCAGGGGCTCTCCCCCGCCGGCATCCTGCGCTGGGCGGTGGACGTGCTGCAGCAGCAGGCGGCCGGGCGGCGGATCGTGCTCGCGGTGGACGACGCCCACCTGCTCGACCCGCCGTCGGCGGCCCTGGTCCACCTGGTGGCCCGGGTCGACAACTCCGTGGTGGTCGGCACGCTGCGCGACGGCGAGCAGGTCCCGCTGCCCATCCGGGCACTGTGGACGGACGGGCTGGTCGACCACGCCGTGCTGCCTCCCCTGCCACCCGCCGACACCACCGGCCTGCTGCACGCGATCCTCGACGGGCCGGTCGACGACGGCAGCGCCGACCGGCTGGGCCGGCTCAGCGCCGGCAACCCACTGCTGCTGCGCGAGCTGGTCGAGGCCGCCCGCAGCAGCGGCGAGCTGGCCAGCACGTACGGCCTCTGGACCTGGACGGGCGTGCTGGAGCTGGCCCCCAGCCTGACCGACCTGATCGACACCCGGATCGGTCGGCTGACCCCCGGCGTGCGGGCGGTGGTCGAGCTGGTCGCCTTCGGCGAGCCGCTCGGCCTGCACCTGCTCCAACAGGCCGTCGACCCGGTCGACGTGGAGACCGCCGAGGAACGCGGGCTGGTCGCCGTCGCGCACTCCGACCGGCGGCTGAACGTGCGGCTGGCCCACCCGCTCTACGGCGAGGTGATGCGCCGGCAGTGTCCCGTCAGCCGGACCCGCCGGTTGCAGGCGCAGCTCGCCGAGCTGCTGGAGTCGGTCGGCAAGCGGCGCCGCGACGATCTGCTGAAGGTCGCCGGGTGGCGGCTCGCCTCGGGCACCGCCCAGGATCCGGCGATGCTGCTGGGGGCCGCCGGGCAGGCGTTCGCCCGCTACGACGTGCCGCTGGCGACCCGGCTGGCCCGGGCGGCCCTCGACGCAGGCGGGGGCATCGACGCGGCCGAGTTGCTGGCCACCATCCTGATGTTCGCCGACCGGCCGACGGAGGCCCTCGGCGTGCTCGACGCGGTGGCGGCGGACATCCCCGACAACCAGCGGCTGGCCCGCTGGCTCACCGTCCGGGCCATGGTCAGCTACTGGGGGCTGAGCCGGGAGTCCACCGTGGAGGAGATGGCGCGGCGGGGCGGGAAGCTGACCGACTCGGCGGATCTGGCCCGGATCCGCGCGTTCGAGGCGATCATGCGCCTGCACCGGCTGGACACCACCGCCGCGCTCCGGCTCGCGCAGGGCGTGCTGGACCGACCGGCGGCCAGCGCCGCCGCCCGGGAGCTGGCCCGCTGCACCGTCGCCCACCTCCAGGCCATGCAGGGGCAGCTGCACCGCAGCGCCGTGGCCGTCGACCTGGTGCAGGCCGAGGTGGCGAACTGGCGGGCCGACATGCCGTACCTGCAACTGGCGGTGGAGCTGGCCCGCGGGACCCGGCTGACCCTCGCCGGCGACCTGGCCGGCATCGACGCCCTGGTGGCCGACGAGTTCGCCGACCTGGCCGACGCGGGCGACTTCCGGCTCGGCAGCGGCTACCTGGGCATTCTCGCCGCGTACGCGGCCCGGCTCCGGGGCCGCAGCGACGCGGCGTTGCGGGCCGCGCTCGGCGCCTGCGCGGTGCTCGCCACCAGCCGGGTCTACGCCGGGCTGGCCCAGGCCGAACGCGCTCAGGCCGCAGCGCTGCGCGGGGACGCCGGGCAGGCGGCGGAGGCGATGGCCGAAGCCGACCGGACGCACGCGCCGGGCATGGCGGTGCTCTATCCGTGGCTGGAGCAGGCGCGTGGGGCGACCCTGGCGGTGGGCGGCGACCTGTCCGGGGCCGTCGACCACCTCACCGGGCTGGCCGACCGGCTGCGGGCCGACGGCTTCGCCGGGCACGAGACGCTGGTGCTGCACGACCTGGTCCGCCTCGACCGGGCCAGCGCGCCGGTCGGTCCGATCTGCTCCGACGGCGGCCGGCGCACCGTCGCCCAGCGGCTGACCGAACTCTCCGACCGGGTCGACGGGGCGCTGCCGCCGCTGCTGGCCCGACACGCCCGCGCGGCGGCGCAGGGCTCCCCGGACGAGTTGCTGACGGTCGCCGACGACCTGGACGGCCGGGGGTTGACCCTGCCGGCCGCCGAGGCGACCGCAGCCGCCGTGCGCCTGCTGCGGCGACGGCGTTCCGCCGCCGCCGGGCCGGCCCGGGAACGACTCGCGGCGCTGCTCGGGCGCTGCGACGTCGTCCGGACCCCGGCACTGCAGCTGGACGCGCCGAACCTGAGCACCCGGGAGTGGCAGGTGGCCCGGCTGGCTGCCGACGGGGTGACCAGCCGGGCCATCGCCCAGCAGCTGTTCCTGTCGGCACGGACGGTGGAGAACCACCTCCAGCGCGTCTACAGCAAGCTCGGGGTGGCCGGCCGGGCGGAGCTGCTCGCGGCGCTGCGGACGATCCCGGGCCCCGACGGCACGGATGCCCACTGA
- the rph gene encoding ribonuclease PH yields MARPDGREPDQLRPVTLTRGWSTHPEGSVLVEFGATRVLCTASVTEGVPRWRKGSGLGWVTAEYAMLPRATNTRSDRESVRGKVGGRTHEISRLIGRSLRAAVDLKALGENSIVLDCDVLQADGGTRTAAITGAYVALHDAVTWLAARKALAGRPEKVMHRSVAAVSVGVIAGEPRLDLCYDEDVAAEVDMNVVCTGTGDFVEVQGTGEAGVFARDQLDALLDLAVAGCVDLAEAQRKALG; encoded by the coding sequence ATGGCGCGACCTGACGGGCGGGAGCCCGACCAACTCCGACCGGTGACCCTCACCCGTGGCTGGAGCACCCACCCCGAGGGCTCCGTGCTGGTGGAGTTCGGGGCGACCCGGGTGCTGTGCACGGCCAGCGTGACCGAGGGGGTGCCCCGGTGGCGCAAGGGCTCCGGGCTCGGGTGGGTCACCGCCGAGTACGCCATGCTGCCCCGGGCGACGAACACCCGCTCGGACCGGGAGAGTGTGCGGGGCAAGGTCGGCGGGCGTACCCACGAGATCTCCCGCCTGATCGGCCGGAGCCTGCGCGCCGCCGTCGACCTCAAGGCGCTGGGGGAGAACTCGATCGTGCTGGACTGCGACGTCCTCCAGGCCGACGGCGGCACCCGCACCGCCGCCATCACCGGCGCATACGTGGCCCTGCACGACGCCGTCACGTGGCTCGCCGCGCGCAAGGCCCTCGCGGGCAGGCCGGAGAAGGTGATGCACCGCTCCGTGGCGGCGGTCAGCGTCGGTGTGATCGCCGGCGAGCCGCGGCTGGACCTGTGCTACGACGAGGACGTGGCGGCCGAGGTCGACATGAACGTGGTCTGCACCGGCACCGGAGACTTCGTCGAGGTGCAGGGCACCGGCGAGGCGGGCGTGTTCGCCCGCGACCAGCTCGACGCCCTGCTCGACCTGGCCGTGGCCGGCTGCGTCGACCTGGCCGAAGCCCAGCGGAAGGCTCTCGGGTGA
- a CDS encoding DUF2017 domain-containing protein, which yields MFRRQGDCYVASFAVDEARVLRKVAAEVVGLLTDGFDHTDPVVGRLFPEVYPEDSASTAEFRRYTEGDLKTAKIDQAGAVLAALPDETGGEVRLDAEAAEAWLRALNDARLAMGVRLEIKDGTDLGAELDGAVAADPTSSRVFQLSVYAYLGYLQESLLNALIGEV from the coding sequence ATGTTCCGTCGCCAGGGCGACTGTTACGTGGCCAGCTTCGCCGTCGACGAGGCGCGTGTGCTGCGCAAGGTGGCCGCCGAGGTGGTGGGCCTGCTCACCGACGGGTTCGACCACACCGATCCGGTGGTCGGGCGGCTCTTCCCCGAGGTCTATCCGGAAGACTCGGCGAGCACGGCCGAGTTCCGCCGGTACACCGAGGGCGACCTGAAGACCGCCAAGATCGACCAGGCGGGTGCGGTGCTGGCCGCGTTGCCCGACGAGACCGGTGGCGAGGTGCGGCTGGACGCGGAGGCGGCCGAGGCGTGGCTGCGGGCCCTCAACGACGCCCGGCTCGCGATGGGCGTCCGGCTGGAGATCAAGGACGGCACGGACCTCGGGGCGGAACTCGACGGGGCGGTCGCGGCGGACCCGACGTCGAGCCGGGTGTTCCAGCTTTCGGTCTACGCATACCTCGGTTATCTCCAGGAGTCCCTGCTCAACGCCCTGATCGGCGAGGTGTGA
- a CDS encoding MBL fold metallo-hydrolase → MKLTVLGCAGSFPGPESPCSAYLVEADDFRLLVDFGPGSLSTLQRYAGLHAPDAILLTHLHCDHILDATSYVVVRRYAPEGPYPALPVYAPAGAPDRLAAAYAQDDNAVDDVYQFYALQPGTFPIGPFQCTVDRVLHPVETYGVRLEHDGRTLCYSSDTAPCDALLRLAQDADTFLCEASYLDGVDNPPDLHLTGREAGEAATKAGVGRLLLTHLVAAWGSEAHTVAAAASAYTGPLEVVRPGATYDI, encoded by the coding sequence ATGAAGCTGACCGTCCTGGGCTGCGCGGGAAGCTTCCCCGGGCCGGAGTCCCCCTGCTCGGCCTATCTCGTCGAGGCCGACGACTTCCGGCTCCTGGTCGACTTCGGCCCCGGCTCGTTGTCCACCCTCCAGCGCTACGCCGGCCTGCACGCCCCGGACGCCATCCTCCTGACCCACCTGCACTGCGACCACATCCTCGACGCCACGTCGTACGTGGTGGTGCGCCGGTACGCCCCCGAGGGCCCGTACCCGGCCCTGCCCGTGTACGCCCCGGCCGGCGCGCCCGACCGGCTCGCCGCCGCGTACGCGCAGGACGACAACGCCGTCGACGACGTCTACCAGTTCTACGCCCTGCAACCGGGCACCTTCCCCATCGGCCCGTTCCAGTGCACCGTCGACCGGGTGCTGCATCCTGTCGAGACGTACGGGGTGCGCCTGGAACACGACGGCCGGACGCTGTGCTACTCCTCGGACACCGCGCCCTGCGACGCGCTGCTGCGTCTGGCCCAGGACGCCGACACGTTCCTCTGCGAGGCCAGCTACCTCGACGGGGTCGACAACCCCCCGGACCTGCACCTCACCGGCCGGGAGGCCGGCGAGGCGGCCACCAAGGCGGGCGTGGGCCGGCTGCTGCTGACCCACCTCGTGGCGGCCTGGGGCAGCGAGGCGCACACGGTGGCCGCCGCCGCCAGCGCGTACACCGGCCCGCTGGAGGTCGTCCGGCCCGGCGCCACCTACGACATCTGA
- a CDS encoding nicotinate phosphoribosyltransferase, whose product MSTLRPALLTDHYELTMVSAALRDGTADRRCVFEVFSRRLPTGRRYGVVAGTGRLIELIRDFRFDADEVDFLRRTGVVDDRAAEWLTNYRFTGDVDGYAEGELFFPGSPILTVSGGFAECVLLETLVLSVLNHDSAVAAAAARMVTAARGRALIEMGARRAHEEAAVAAARAAYLAGFRFTSNLAAGQRYGIPTAGTAAHAFTLLHDDERTAFASQVATLGRDTTLLVDTYDISQGIRNAIEVAGPELRAVRIDSGDLAVIAQQSRELLDSLGATETKIIVSGDLDEYAIAALAAEPVDMYGAGTAVVTGSGAPTASLVYKLVEVDGRPVVKRSERKATIGGRKVAVRRHKPTGTATEEVIVPQGVPDRRPHDRLLQRSYVVEGEPVARPTLDESREHLRQCLISIPWEGLKLSAGDPAVPVTVIPVD is encoded by the coding sequence GTGAGCACCCTTCGCCCCGCGCTGCTGACCGACCACTACGAGCTGACCATGGTCAGCGCCGCCCTGCGGGACGGCACCGCCGACCGCCGCTGCGTCTTCGAGGTGTTCAGCCGGCGGCTGCCGACCGGTCGCCGCTACGGGGTGGTCGCCGGCACCGGCCGGCTCATCGAGCTGATCCGCGACTTCCGCTTCGACGCCGACGAGGTGGACTTCCTGCGGCGTACGGGGGTGGTCGACGACCGCGCCGCCGAGTGGCTCACCAACTACCGCTTCACCGGCGACGTCGACGGTTACGCCGAGGGTGAGCTGTTCTTCCCGGGCTCGCCGATCCTCACCGTCTCCGGCGGCTTCGCCGAGTGCGTGTTGCTGGAGACGCTCGTGCTGTCCGTGCTCAACCACGACAGCGCGGTCGCCGCCGCCGCCGCGCGGATGGTCACCGCCGCCCGGGGCCGGGCGCTGATCGAGATGGGGGCCCGCCGGGCGCACGAGGAGGCGGCGGTGGCGGCGGCGCGGGCGGCGTACCTGGCCGGTTTCCGGTTCACCTCGAACCTGGCCGCCGGGCAGCGTTACGGCATCCCCACCGCGGGCACCGCGGCGCACGCGTTCACCCTGCTGCACGACGACGAGCGGACCGCGTTCGCCTCGCAGGTGGCCACGCTGGGCAGGGACACCACCCTGCTGGTCGACACGTACGACATCAGCCAGGGCATCCGCAACGCCATCGAGGTGGCCGGGCCGGAGCTGCGGGCCGTCCGGATCGACTCGGGCGACCTGGCGGTGATCGCCCAGCAGTCCCGCGAGCTGCTGGACTCGCTCGGTGCCACCGAGACCAAGATCATCGTGTCGGGCGACCTGGACGAGTACGCGATCGCCGCGCTGGCCGCCGAACCCGTCGACATGTACGGCGCGGGCACCGCCGTGGTCACCGGCTCCGGCGCACCCACCGCCAGCCTGGTCTACAAGCTCGTCGAGGTCGACGGCCGCCCGGTGGTCAAGCGCTCCGAGCGGAAGGCCACCATCGGCGGGCGCAAGGTGGCGGTCCGGCGGCACAAGCCGACCGGCACCGCGACCGAGGAGGTCATCGTCCCGCAGGGCGTGCCGGACCGGCGGCCCCACGACCGGCTCCTGCAACGGTCGTACGTCGTCGAGGGTGAGCCGGTCGCGCGGCCGACGCTCGACGAGTCCCGGGAACACCTGCGCCAGTGCCTGATCTCCATCCCGTGGGAGGGGCTGAAGCTCTCCGCGGGCGACCCGGCCGTGCCGGTCACCGTCATACCTGTCGACTGA
- the clpS gene encoding ATP-dependent Clp protease adapter ClpS yields the protein MAAPQVAPVETPDTDEVPAADRPWVTIVWDDPVNLMTYVTWVFQKLFGYSREKAEQLMLDVHHKGRAVVSSGARERMEHDASQLHAYGLWATVDRS from the coding sequence ATGGCGGCTCCGCAGGTTGCACCGGTCGAGACGCCGGACACCGATGAGGTGCCGGCTGCCGACCGGCCGTGGGTGACGATCGTGTGGGACGACCCGGTCAACCTCATGACGTACGTGACGTGGGTGTTCCAGAAACTCTTCGGATACAGCCGGGAGAAGGCGGAACAGTTGATGCTGGACGTGCACCACAAGGGCCGGGCCGTGGTCTCCAGCGGCGCCCGCGAGCGCATGGAGCACGACGCGTCGCAGCTGCACGCGTACGGGTTGTGGGCGACGGTGGACCGGTCGTGA